In Solanum pennellii chromosome 7, SPENNV200, the following are encoded in one genomic region:
- the LOC107025945 gene encoding uncharacterized protein LOC107025945 has translation MPFLQNNFTQFSHLLFLFLLCFLQCKFATSSMSIHDLLKSKGLPAGLLPKEVKSYNLSDSGFLQVFLDGPCLAKFDTMALYDSVVRANLTYGSLGAVEGFSQQELFVWLPVKGIVVDNPSSGLILFDIGLAHKQLSLSLFEDPPNCKPDGVLKKNGRKEKGFEDQ, from the exons ATGCCTTTTCTTCAAAACAATTTCACACAATTTTCACATTTGCTTTTCTTATTCCTCCTCTGTTTTTTACAGTGTAAATTTGCTACTTCTTCCATGTCTATTCACGATCTACTAAAATCAAAAGGATTACCAGCTGGACTTCTTCCTAAAGAAGTGAAATCTTACAATTTATCAGATTCTGGTTTTCTTCAAGTTTTTTTAGATGGGCCTTGTTTGGCTAAATTTGATACTATGGCTTTATATGATAGTGTTGTAAGAGCAAATCTCACTTATGGTTCACTTGGTGCTGTTGAAGGATTTTCTCAACAAGAGCTTTTTGTTTGGTTACCTGTTAAAGGAATTGTGGTTGATAATCCTTCATCTGGTCTTATACTTTTCGATATTGGTTTGGCTCATAAACAACTCTCTCTTTCACTTTTTGAAGATCCTCCTAATTGCAAACCAGATG GTGttttgaagaagaatggtaggaaggagaagggatttgaagatcaataa
- the LOC107025947 gene encoding uncharacterized protein LOC107025947 isoform X2: protein MGGGGAFRAAAKVAGAAAVNSGFRSVTAEHPVYAAARNVARPVAISGLSSTSEDVKSGMVTASHGGSSDVSHVPKMVSDFDDWEMAGGEEEMMVNPGEPLPRLVFGGAPSLQEATEATSDLKDALVYLSGSANGNGGSCISGSSSSPVSKACVVSETIVTKSVPKHAVQAYRVLSEIPAAQNVVASIACDPNVWNAVLQNPALQDFLESQRSSEKCASFPDSDQERDESVANTDSFSESSPLKAIPESKAEESKSGNSFTSFLQNVTQTVTQTVVDMMDSLSDFFNNLFGGNKFFVDADGTAKFGAVEKTLGASFMALAVMVMMVVVSKRNH, encoded by the exons ATGGGTGGCGGTGGAGCATTTAGAGCAGCGGCGAAGGTCGCCGGAGCCGCCGCTGTGAACAGCGGATTCCGCTCGGTGACGGCGGAGCATCCAGTCTATGCAGCCGCACGCAACGTCGCTCGTCCGGTGGCGATCTCAGGTTTATCGTCAACATCGGAAGATGTGAAGTCTGGTATGGTTACGGCTTCTCACGGTGGATCATCGGATGTGTCGCATGTGCCTAAGATGGTTTCTGATTTTGATGACTGGGAGATGGCCGGCGGAGAGGAGGAAATGATGGTTAATCCTGGTGAACCGCTGCCTCGACTCGTATTTGGTGGAGCTCCTTCTCTCCAGGAAGCTACAGAGGCTACTTCTGATCTCAAAGATGCTCT GGTATATTTGTCTGGATCTGCTAATGGAAATGGGGGATCTTGTATATCTGGCTCAAGCTCATCGCCCGTCTCCAAAGCCTGTGTTGTCAGCGAGACTATAGTCACAAAGTCTGTTCCGAAACATGCTGTGCAGGCATATAGGGTTCTGAGTGAAATTCCTGCTGCTCAG AACGTTGTTGCTTCAATTGCTTGTGACCCAAATGTGTGGAATGCAGTACTGCAAAATCCAGCCCTTCAAGATTTCCTCGAGTCACAGAGATCCAGTGAGAAAT GTGCATCATTCCCAGACTCGGATCAAGAGAGAGATGAATCTGTTGCTAATACTGATTCCTTTTCTGAATCATCCCCATTGAAGGCGATTCCTGAATCTAAGGCGGAAGAGTCTAAATCCGGGAACTCTTTTACAAGCTTTTTGCAGAATGTTACCCAAACAGTGACACAAACGGTGGTTGATATGATGGACAGCTTGTCAGATTTCTTTAACAATCTCTTTGGAGGCAATAAGTTTTTTGTTGATGCTGATGGAACTGCTAAATTTGGCGCGGTGGAGAAGACACTTGGAGCATCTTTCATGGCTTTGGCTGTCATGGTTATGATGGTGGTTGTCTCAAAACGCAATCACTAA
- the LOC107025947 gene encoding uncharacterized protein LOC107025947 isoform X1: MGGGGAFRAAAKVAGAAAVNSGFRSVTAEHPVYAAARNVARPVAISGLSSTSEDVKSGMVTASHGGSSDVSHVPKMVSDFDDWEMAGGEEEMMVNPGEPLPRLVFGGAPSLQEATEATSDLKDALVYLSGSANGNGGSCISGSSSSPVSKACVVSETIVTKSVPKHAVQAYRVLSEIPAAQNVVASIACDPNVWNAVLQNPALQDFLESQRSSEKFAGASFPDSDQERDESVANTDSFSESSPLKAIPESKAEESKSGNSFTSFLQNVTQTVTQTVVDMMDSLSDFFNNLFGGNKFFVDADGTAKFGAVEKTLGASFMALAVMVMMVVVSKRNH, translated from the exons ATGGGTGGCGGTGGAGCATTTAGAGCAGCGGCGAAGGTCGCCGGAGCCGCCGCTGTGAACAGCGGATTCCGCTCGGTGACGGCGGAGCATCCAGTCTATGCAGCCGCACGCAACGTCGCTCGTCCGGTGGCGATCTCAGGTTTATCGTCAACATCGGAAGATGTGAAGTCTGGTATGGTTACGGCTTCTCACGGTGGATCATCGGATGTGTCGCATGTGCCTAAGATGGTTTCTGATTTTGATGACTGGGAGATGGCCGGCGGAGAGGAGGAAATGATGGTTAATCCTGGTGAACCGCTGCCTCGACTCGTATTTGGTGGAGCTCCTTCTCTCCAGGAAGCTACAGAGGCTACTTCTGATCTCAAAGATGCTCT GGTATATTTGTCTGGATCTGCTAATGGAAATGGGGGATCTTGTATATCTGGCTCAAGCTCATCGCCCGTCTCCAAAGCCTGTGTTGTCAGCGAGACTATAGTCACAAAGTCTGTTCCGAAACATGCTGTGCAGGCATATAGGGTTCTGAGTGAAATTCCTGCTGCTCAG AACGTTGTTGCTTCAATTGCTTGTGACCCAAATGTGTGGAATGCAGTACTGCAAAATCCAGCCCTTCAAGATTTCCTCGAGTCACAGAGATCCAGTGAGAAAT TTGCAGGTGCATCATTCCCAGACTCGGATCAAGAGAGAGATGAATCTGTTGCTAATACTGATTCCTTTTCTGAATCATCCCCATTGAAGGCGATTCCTGAATCTAAGGCGGAAGAGTCTAAATCCGGGAACTCTTTTACAAGCTTTTTGCAGAATGTTACCCAAACAGTGACACAAACGGTGGTTGATATGATGGACAGCTTGTCAGATTTCTTTAACAATCTCTTTGGAGGCAATAAGTTTTTTGTTGATGCTGATGGAACTGCTAAATTTGGCGCGGTGGAGAAGACACTTGGAGCATCTTTCATGGCTTTGGCTGTCATGGTTATGATGGTGGTTGTCTCAAAACGCAATCACTAA